The Alnus glutinosa chromosome 7, dhAlnGlut1.1, whole genome shotgun sequence genome includes a region encoding these proteins:
- the LOC133873492 gene encoding CEN-like protein 2 produces MARISEPLIVGRVIGDVLDSFIPSIKICVTYNNDKQVCKGLELHPSSVTTKPRVEIQGGDMRSFFTLVMTDPDVPGPSDPYLREHLHWIVTDIPGTTEATFGREVVSYEIPKPNIGIHRYVFVLFRQKHRQSINPPSSRDHFNTRSFAAENDLGLPVAAVYFNAQRETAARRR; encoded by the exons ATGGCAAGAATTTCAGAACCTCTGATTGTTGGGAGAGTCATAGGAGATGTTCTTGATTCTTTCATTCCAAGCATAAAAATTTGTGTCACTTACAACAACGACAAGCAAGTCTGCAAGGGGCTTGAGCTCCATCCTTCCTCAGTAACCACCAAACCTAGGGTTGAGATTCAAGGAGGTGATATGAGATCTTTTTTCACACTG GTCATGACTGACCCAGATGTACCTGGCCCCAGTGATCCTTATTTAAGGGAGCACCTTCACTG GATAGTCACAGACATCCCAGGCACAACAGAAGCCACATTTG GAAGGGAGGTTGTAAGCTATGAGATTCCAAAGCCTAATATAGGGATCCACAGGTATGTGTTTGTTCTGTTCAGGCAGAAACACCGGCAGTCAATAAACCCACCTTCTTCCAGGGATCACTTCAACACCCGAAGTTTCGCGGCTGAAAACGATCTCGGCCTCCCAGTTGCTGCTGTTTATTTCAATGCACAGAGAGAAACAGCCGCAAGAAGACGCTAA